A single Lysinibacter sp. HNR DNA region contains:
- the lpdA gene encoding dihydrolipoyl dehydrogenase — MSQNDFDIVVLGGGSAGYATAIRAIELGLSAVVIEKDKVGGTCLHRGCVPTKALLHSAEVADVARDSAKYGVNTTVSGIDIAAVTAYREGIVAKKYKGLQGLLSARKVTVVSGEGRLISPTTVQVGEDTYTGKNVVLATGSYSRSLPGLDIGGRVITSEYALELNFIPQSVAVLGGGVIGVEFASVWRSFGAEVTVIEGLPHLVPNEEESVSKQLERAFRKRGINYKLGQRFQSVTQDDNGVRITLENGEVVEAEVLLVAVGRGPHTGGMGFEEVGIALDRGFVTTNERLQTNVPDVYAVGDIVPGLQLAHRSYQQGIFVAEEIAGLKPVVIDDVNIPKITYCDPEVASVGLTEAKAKERYGSESISSYEYNLAGNAKSEIIGASGTVKVVRVNDGPVVGVHMIGGRVGELIGEAQLIVNWEAHPEDIAPLVHAHPSQNESIGEAMLYLAGKPLHTL; from the coding sequence GCGGAAGCGCGGGTTACGCAACCGCTATTCGTGCCATCGAACTTGGACTCTCTGCGGTGGTGATCGAAAAAGATAAGGTCGGAGGAACCTGCTTGCACCGAGGGTGTGTCCCCACGAAGGCGCTACTGCACTCGGCAGAGGTGGCAGATGTCGCCCGTGACAGCGCAAAATACGGAGTCAACACCACCGTGTCCGGGATTGATATCGCGGCCGTTACCGCGTACCGCGAGGGAATCGTTGCAAAAAAATACAAGGGTCTTCAAGGGCTTCTGAGTGCTCGTAAGGTGACGGTTGTTTCTGGCGAAGGACGCCTCATATCTCCCACCACCGTTCAGGTGGGTGAGGATACCTACACCGGTAAAAACGTCGTTCTTGCAACCGGCTCCTACTCACGCAGCCTCCCCGGCCTTGATATTGGTGGTCGTGTGATTACAAGTGAGTATGCTCTGGAGCTCAATTTTATTCCACAAAGCGTCGCTGTCCTTGGTGGCGGTGTCATTGGTGTGGAGTTTGCCAGCGTATGGCGCTCGTTTGGTGCTGAGGTGACCGTCATAGAGGGGCTTCCCCACCTAGTCCCCAACGAAGAAGAGTCCGTCAGTAAACAGCTTGAACGAGCATTCCGCAAGCGGGGCATCAACTACAAGCTTGGGCAGCGCTTCCAATCCGTGACACAGGATGATAACGGGGTCCGTATAACCCTTGAAAACGGAGAGGTAGTCGAAGCAGAGGTTCTCCTTGTGGCGGTCGGTCGCGGCCCCCACACCGGCGGCATGGGCTTTGAAGAGGTGGGTATTGCCCTGGATCGCGGCTTTGTGACAACCAACGAGCGTCTCCAGACAAACGTTCCCGACGTGTACGCGGTAGGAGACATTGTCCCCGGACTACAACTCGCTCACCGCAGCTACCAGCAGGGAATCTTTGTCGCAGAAGAGATTGCGGGACTAAAGCCCGTTGTCATTGATGACGTGAACATACCCAAGATCACCTACTGTGACCCAGAAGTTGCATCAGTTGGCCTCACCGAAGCAAAAGCAAAGGAGCGCTACGGATCCGAGTCCATCAGCTCCTACGAGTACAACCTGGCGGGCAACGCAAAGAGTGAGATCATTGGTGCTTCGGGAACGGTCAAGGTCGTTCGAGTTAACGACGGGCCCGTTGTTGGTGTGCACATGATTGGTGGCCGTGTAGGTGAGTTGATCGGCGAGGCACAGCTCATCGTCAACTGGGAAGCACACCCGGAGGACATCGCTCCCCTCGTTCATGCGCATCCCTCGCAGAACGAGTCCATTGGCGAAGCAATGCTCTATCTCGCCGGAAAACCGCTTCACACCCTTTAA